In Amaranthus tricolor cultivar Red isolate AtriRed21 chromosome 3, ASM2621246v1, whole genome shotgun sequence, a single window of DNA contains:
- the LOC130809386 gene encoding uncharacterized protein LOC130809386 produces the protein MGKTGGKKLQTFCVNRIRPLVKVPIQNKLGSNSPICANKKEQEHTNNNHDHFEENDEKMEENSEKMKNGINEGRKIMVVVDSSAEAKVALQWALTHTVQSQDLIILLYVAKLTTKQEKEDARKKMSPKVYELLHSLKKTCQSKRPEVEVEVKMAQGKEKGPTIIEEARKEEASLLVLGQKKRSTTWRLLLMWAGASNKMMQTTGVGVVEYCIQNATCMALAVRRKSKRAAGYLITTKRHKDFWLLA, from the exons ATGGGGAAAACAGgaggaaagaaattacaaaCATTTTGTGTAAACAGAATTAGGCCACTTGTAAAGGTTCCTATACAGAATAAATTAGGTAGTAATTCCCCAATTTGtgcaaataaaaaagaacaagaacatactaataataatcatgatcattttgaagaaaatgatgagaaaatggaggaaaattcagagaaaatgaaaaatgggATAAATGAAGGGAGGAAAATAATGGTGGTTGTAGATTCAAGTGCAGAAGCCAAAGTAGCACTTCAATGGGCACTTACTCATACTGTTCAAAGTCAAGACCTTATCATTCTTCTTTATGTTGCTAAACTCACCACCAAGCAAG AAAAAGAAGATGCGAGAAAGAAGATGTCTCCAAAGGTTTATGAATTACTACACTCTTTGAAGAAGACATGTCAATCTAAGAGGCCAGAG GTAGAAGTGGAAGTAAAGATGGCACAAGGGAAAGAAAAAGGTCCTACCATTATAGAAGAGGCAAGAAAAGAAGAAGCATCCTTACTAGTATTGGGGCAAAAGAAACGTTCAACAACATGGAGATTGTTACTAATGTGGGCAGGGGCAAGTAACAAGATGATGCAGACAACTGGTGTTGGGGTTGTGGAGTATTGTATACAAAATGCTACTTGTATGGCACTTGCTGTTCGAAGGAAGAGTAAACGAGCTGCTGGTTATTTGATTACTACCAAGCGCCATAAAGATTTTTGGCTCTTAGCTTAG